The Lolium rigidum isolate FL_2022 chromosome 2, APGP_CSIRO_Lrig_0.1, whole genome shotgun sequence genomic interval gaaggaagcgACACCTTCGATGGCGGCAAAGGCTGTAGTAACACAGTTGGAAATGGAGGATATCCGGTCAAACGCAGTGACCTCCAATGGTAATCATAGTAGGAAGGATGCTGATGCTCAGGAGCCAGAGGTGCAGTCTGAGAATGAGGACGGTGTCATGGAAGAGAATAAGGTAGTTTTGAGTTCAGAGTCGGAAATGGTGGAGAACGGGATGGACACAAATGGTGATGCTAATGCCGCTTCAACTATAGCTGTTATGGAGGAAGCAGAGACGAAACTTTTCGTAGATGGTAAGGTTGTGGATGAGGAAGCTCAAGATAACGGCAACATTTCGTGTGGGACTTCTTTAGACCCTATTGCTTTGGATGATGACATGGCGAATTTGGAAAATGGTTTGCATGTCGACAGCAGGAGTTTGCTTAAACACTGCGACTTCGCAAAAGCCCCAACGAAGCCCAGGTCAGTGCGCCCACATAGAAAGGCAGCAATTGAAACAGTTGATCCAGTTTCTTCTGGAGAAGCTTCCCAGATGGTTGTTGATGAAGCTGCAAATGAGAGATCTTTGACTGACACCCCATCAGACAATGGAGAAGATCAAACCTGCCAAGAAAACACTGGCTCCAGCACAGCTTGCGACGAAATAACGGAACCTACGCTCCTCCAAGAAAGCAAAACATCAGTTGTGGCTGAGAATATGAGAGAAGACAGTAAGGATGCACAACTCCATGTTGTCCAGGAATCCAAGGAAGAAACGGCTGTATCACCTTTGACAACTTCTCACAAGGATAGCTCGATGAAAGAAAACGACCTATCTCCATTGGCAGCTTCTTGCAAGGATGGCTTGATGCAAGAAACCAACCTATCTACGTTCAGAGAAACTCTTGAGGATAGTGTGATTGAAGAAACCGACCTTTCTCCATTGATCGATTCTCCAAATGATAGTTTGATTGAAGAAGCCGGCCTATCTTCATTGGCAGATTCACACAATGATAACTTGATTGAAGAATCTGACCTATCTCCATTGGCAGCTTATCATGAAGTTCGATTGATACAAGAAACTGACTTACATCAGGTAATGTCTTTGCATGAAGATAACTTAAACCTGCAGTTCAAGGAGGGAGCTCAGATTTGTGATACTGAAATGCTGCCGGAAGATGTGGACTTGATTGAGTTGTCTGGTCAAAAGAACACTGTTGGTGTTGAACTGTTCACTAACGCGGAGACTAAAACTATCATCaaaatggaagaagaagaagaagaaaagctgGATCAACCCAGCTCATTTAGAATACATAATAATCCTGGATTTGGCCGCTCTGTACCAGGATCTTCTGTGGAGCCACATAAACATCTGCAAGAAGATTTTGGAGCTAGGGCAGGTGACAATGTCAGTGGTACAAATAATGTATACCAAGATCCATTGGGCAATAACTCTGTCCAAGTATTTGATATAGAAGATGACACACAAATTGAAGTTGCTGGCTTTGATTCTTCACAAGCAAAGTGAGTTGCTTGGCCTGTAGTTATTTCCTTGTCTaacttttttttgctacaatgatCTAGGAATTACTTGGTAGCCCTTAAATATGTCGTATGTGTTTCTCTCGCTTATGTTTCAGTGTGTCAGGTAGCCCCTCGAATAGTCTGTGGCGTGATGTTGTTACATTAGCATATCAAATGCTGTTTGTTAAgtttgctgctttagggtttctaCTTACAGATGCAATTTTCAACAGGAATGATATGACATGCTCTAGCATGGATGGCATGATGCACCCTGGTATACATACCGATGATCTTCCTGTTATTCAAGATGGTTACAATCTTGCACTTTCTGATTACCTCGTGGCTGATATACCATGCTTCACATCAATGCAACCTGATCTTCAAGCTAGTATCTGTGCCAATGATTCAGAGGTGAGACTTCCTGGTTCTTTTAGATAGTTTTCTTGTAGAGGCCCTAGAATGAAGTTTCAGTGAATGATTTTCCATGATTTTTTATCAGTCTTTTACTGCACTCTTTGGGAGGATAGCACATTAATTATTTTTGTTTCCCTTTCAGGGCATTCCAGTCATGGATGATCCAATATATGGGTCCCTCACTGATATAGGTAATGGAGACTAAATTTTCTAGTCACCTAATTTGCTTTAGCACTTTAGGCCTCCATGTCCTCTTGTCTGATTTTCCTATATTAGTCTCAGATACATATATAATTAGTTATCAGTTGCATCTGTTCGTTTGTGCAAAATgttgtgtctatttttgttattcTCTGGTGGAGTATTACTGGTATAAGATTTTCTGCTCACTATTCTTGTAAAAATTGAAGTAATATTCTGGTATGGAAAGTTAGATATATATTGTGTAATTTACTATATTTGCACACATCCTATTTCTAGGGAAGAAAccccttagagcatcttcagcaggTCCCATAAGAGTTCGTATCATAAAATCGTTTTTCAGTAATTCTGTAAAACGTACGCTGCGGGCTCGGACAGATTAGATACTGTGAAGAACATAAGAGTTAGCCGGCTGTATCTGGTGCCGCCTCGCCCTGGCACACGACTCCCACGCTGGAACCTGCTGCCGCAATCTCTTGTCGGCCACAAACATGCGCACCCGGCGCCCTGCTTCCCAGCCTCGGTGCCATGGCTTCACCCACCATCGGGTGCCCTCACGGTCACACCTGTTCTGCCCCAAGCGCTCCACCGCCGCTGCACCTTGTCCTGCATCCCTGCCGCTGCAGGTGTGCTCCAGCTGACCGTCACCTGCTTCTCTCACCGGAAATTGAAGTTTGCCGCAAGGAATCGAACCTCGCCGGAAATTTGGTCGAATTCCAGCAAGTCTGGCGACGGAGCATCCTGAAAGTTCCCTCCCGCCAAATGTTTCTCTGTTTACAGTTCACTGTAAAATTCACCCTCCGAACTGACTATATGAAGTACCCAGGGGTCAATTTACGGGACACTGGAAAAAAAATTATGGTATGGGCCGTTTTGCGGGATCTTTTCGGTGCGCATTTTTTTGACACAAACCATATAATACAATTTTGGGTTTTCTACGGGatccgctagagatgctcttagctttgtTCTTAGAAGGTGAGGAgactcgaacccgggtgggctgggtGGAACCTTGTCTCACTAGCCAGTACGCCCTGGAGAGCACAGGGTCTCAAATAGCCCAAGTAATTACAGATGCAGTGAGTATCTTGAACCCGGCTGTCCATGTTGGGCTTCTCACTGGGTCAAGATTTTAATTATATTGTTATTATAGCAATCCATCTCACCCGGTGCTTGACCTTTTCCTATCACttaaaagtgggcccacaacttaTGTCCGGTGTTACGCTGAATAAATGGTGGTAGCACATACTCAAGCTACACTAACTCAAATTCACTTTCATTACATGAAAAGACTACCAGGTTAGAGTAATACTAAATCCAAATACAGTAATTGTTCATTACTCAACAAACACATTTTCACTTTCAGTACATGAAAAGACTACCAGGTTAGAGTAATACTAAATCCAAATACATTAATTGTTCATTGCTCAACAAACACATTTTCACACCGTGAGGCCCTGGAGACTTGCTCAAGATTAGAATTGCCATCTATGCACAGTGCGCATTGATAACGGTGGGTAATAAATGCCTGTTAACGCTTTCATCTGACTGGGCAACTTCTAAGTACATCTATAATGCTCCCTGCTACAAGAGATGAGATCTCTAATGGCTTTTGCACATTAGCCCTTTAATCACTTTAGTTAAATCTCCATTCTACTTTCAAGCGTAGACCATCAAGCCCTTCCTAGGCCTTCTTAGAAAATGCCAGCTTGCCGCATGCATAATAATCTCCTACAGTATTGACCTTTTTACTGGCTAGGTTCCGAACCAACCTATGCACTTTATATGACAACTTCTAttggaaaaaaaaacagaatgtTTTCACTGCTGTATAGGTGGAAACCAAATCGGGGCCTCATGTTCATGCACCCCCACACTCCCACCACTTTGAGCAATGTTTACTTACGTTCATGAAACATCTATATCAGTGTAGTAGTTATTAAGCTTATTATAGCAAGTGGTTGTACTTCTGCATGTGTACATATAGAAGTCACTATAGCACACACAATATCCTTTGCCTTTGCAACTCAGTGGCATATGCTTACTAAGAAAATCCTCCATGTTCCTAGTTTCTGTTCTTGCTGTTTTTGCTCATACTGTTCAATTCGAATGTGCGAATGTTCTCGCTGTCTCATGGTTACCTGCCTGGTGTATTCATTTGAGCGATCACCACCGTCATGGTTTTGAATCGCTGTATAGTCGCTGGGTCGTTTTATCAAAATCACGGGGACTCGCGACTAAACAGTCGACTAATCACTGAGTCGCCGGTTGGCGATTCAATTTTGAGTCACGACTCAGAAACCTTGACCACCGTAAGTTTAGTAACATATGCTTAAGGGGTAATAAATCCTCATCAGATACTTAATACCCACATGTTTGCACAAATCATCAATGCTGATTTTCTATTTGTGTGAAACAAAATTTAGTTAAGTGAGAAAAGAATATGCTTTTTCACATCTTAAGAAATTCAATCACTGCCTACATAACTATTCCTTCATCTGTGAAGTTCAGACAACTGGATCGTTCCCTTTCCCGAATAACCCGTACTATAATCATGAGTAAATTCTGGCGTGGAAATGCTGTTACATATAATTGGATGTACAAACAAAGATCACCTCATTGCACCTGATTTACAGCCAAAATAATTATCTGAATCTGGTTCAACCTGTTGGTTTGTGGGACTTTTTTTTCTAGGTGTGGTCTTACTGTTAAATCTGGTTCAAGTGTATACTTTTTTTATAAAATCATGCTCCACATTGGAATTTATTCAATAATCGAATATAGTGCATGGAATCATTCTTGGCCCTCTCTATTGACTAGCTTCTTACTCCACCAAATTGTAGTGTACACCTATTTTAACTGATTTACATGATCTGTTTGATATGTGAAAAGATTGGTAATTTGCATTGGAATCTGTCAGCTAATCTTCTTATATTAAGAATCAAGTGAATACGAGAACAATATTGGGGTGCTAGCGAAATGAATGGCAAACTCATACCTTAAGAATTAGAAATTGGGGATCACTTGATAAATAGTCATACTGTAAATCATGCGTGTTCAATTGCTTGGTAATTTGAAAAGAGCTGCATGGTTGATTCATACTACACCCTGTCTAGACTTGGTGAACTTTTGTGTCAACTGTCCCACTAAACACTATGTAAAAATGACATACACTACAACATTGGCTCGTTCTTGCTCTATCCGTGTGAGCGAAAATACCATGTTTTTGGACTAGAGATGGCTATCAGGTGTAGCGACTACGGTGGTTGATGTATGAATTCCGCCTTGACTGCTGAGAAACTACTACTCTTTTTTTCTGGTCTAGGGAAAGATTCCGGATTTTGCCTTTCTTTCTTTGATTCTTAGATTTTGCTTAGCAGCCATGCCACTGAACACACTTTGCATATTATTGTTAACATTGTGTACTTGGAAGCGTTTGTCGGGTGACATTTTTTGGTTCAATTTTCTCCTGGAGCTTAACACTTTTTCCCACTTTGCTGCTTTCAGGTTTCTTGGATGTTTGGGGGCAGCCAGCTGAGGACTTCGGGAAATTCTTTTAAGCTGTTGCCGAAAGCAGAAATTGTTCAGAACGTGGCAAAAATAGCATGTGTAGCATAGCGTAGGCAAGAATAAGAAGATTGCGCCTCCTCCAAAGATATGGCGTATCAGCCGCAAAGTAGCAATAGAGAAATTTTAGATGTTAATACTGGTCTGATGAGGCAAGTCCCTGATTCAAAGTTGGTTTTCTGTGTAGCTTGATGTGGTAGGATAGATAGGTCCTCTGCTGTGTCATTCTTGATATACGGTGAGCACTGTAAACCTGCCTTCATTCGATGATGATTGGGTCGGTGCATCCTACACATTGTGCTGCAGGTTGGACTTTATTTGGGTCAACGACATGTATGATCTGTTTGTGGTCATTGGGATGCAAGGATGGTAGTGACATGCTGGTGCCCCTATCATTTTTTTctctcgagaaaacgcaaaggacctttgcgtcTCATTTCATtgaaatgatactccctccgattcatattaattgacttcaatatggatgtatctagaactaaaatgtgtctagatacattcatattagagtcaattaatatgaatcggagggagtagtagtttTGTTTACAATCCTCCTATGAGGCAGTTTACATTATACACACACAGTTGCTTTAATGCACATCCCAGGTCGTCGGTAGCGCAACCCTAAGCCCCATTGCTCCAGCTCTAGCCCAGAGGGATGCCTCTTCCTTGACTTTGGACATCAGGCCATGTAGCTGTGTTCCTTCAAAAACACAGTCGTTCCTATGCTTTCAAATCATCCATGGCAGGAGTAGTGCTGCATATCCTAGTCCTCTTTGCGGAGAGGTTTGGGCGTCGCTTGTTTTGCCTCCACCAGCCAGTGAAGATGGATCCGTCGGTGTCTCTTGGCGTGCGGCACGACAAACGCATACATGCCAAAGCCTCATGAAGTTTGGCATGAGCCCGAAACCATGCTTTGGCGAAGGGCAGTGGATGAATAGGCATCGGGGGTGGTGTTGTCCCTTTCTCTTCCCTGGCAAACGGATTTGGGGGCCAAAATAACGCTGTCTGTGGGAATTGGAAACGTTGCCCCGAGTCCCAATGATGCCCCTCAAATCCTATCGGTCGGCCGGAATTTTGTCATTTTACCCATTTCTTAACCATTTCTCATCAATAAAACATACTCAGTTCAACATAAATACCAAACATATAAATTCAAATACCTGACATCCGGCATAGTACCAACTCCAAAATACGACAAATCCCACATCGTTTCAACAAGCACATGAATTGATCAATCTTCTCGACTGATGATCTATGAGGCTAAGATCGGTTGTCATCACACGTGTCTCCTCCACGAACAACTTGAGATCAATTTCTTTCGCCCTTGTGGTTGCATCCAACTTTGTGCTGGTGGCAAGGTTGGCATCAATGTGAAGCTTCTCGCTTGGCGATGGCATTGATGATACTTCTCTTGAACGATATCCACAAATCCCTTGAAGCGATCATCTTTCTTCTATTCTCGAATTTCCCCTCTCTTTCCACTTGAGGTCTTTTTGATGGCTACCATCTCTTTCAAAGATTCTTGCAAAGTGATCGTTGATGCATGACGCTTCAAGTCTTCCTTGGAAAGCTTTTTTCCCCGAGGCTGATCGGAGCGCATACCCAAACCACCACTTGTTGCACCTCTTCGACATGAATACTGGATTGCTTGTTGCTCCTTTTCTTTCCACTTGTTTGACCCTTGACTTGTTTCTTGAGTGATGCAAGGAGGTCAATCCACTTGGGACCTGGTGAAGCTTGGGCCATGCATGAACGAAGTTGAATGCGTTCAAAGCTTGCCAGACTTGAGTGGCCACCTAGGCACCCACACCAAAGCCAGTGTGTCACCGGGGGCGTATGCGGACTTGAGGTCAAGATTATCTGGTGCCGCCCGAGCAGAGGACGCCGAGTCTCCAACTCGGGGGACTCAACGCGTGAAGAAAACTTCCTCGGCGGTGGCACATAGCCCAACATGTCGTCATACAGCGGCATCAGCAGCAACATGCTCCTTGGCAAGCGGGCTCTAGAGGTTTGGCTAGCGGTAGCTGAGCCTTGCGCGGCCACGGCATCGGCCACAGCTTGGCAGTTGAGCATGCGCAACACGTGCTGCCCCCGTCCAACTGGTTTTGGGCCGCGCCGCAGTCTCCTTCTCTCTCGTGTGCGCTTCATGCTTTGGGGTATTGGCTAATTCCTCGGCGGGATGAAGAGGGCAAGGTCTTTAACCATGGTGGCAGCGCATGGGGCCAAGAAAGGTTCCATGGGAAGGGAGGCGGCAACACGTGTGTTTGGGAGGGAGAAGTGGGTTAGTGGAGTGTAGACAAGGGCATAGAAACCGACGAGGGGGTCCACGGGGACGAAAGAGGATAGCGTACAACCTCCGCCGTCCGATATTTGGGGCCAAGATGGGGGCCATCGACCTTCAACAAACTGCGGACACACGATAGGGGTGGCCGTTTGGCGCAGTTTTGGCCTAGGCAGCCTCCACGCTGACAGTTTCACACCGATGTGCCAATTTGAGGGTCTcccttggagatgctcttaactatACTGCCTGCTAACTCGCTGGAAACCAAACTTTGGATATTGTAATGAAGTACTACcttcgtcccaaaatataagtctTTTCTAAAACTTCTACTAGAAGAAATAACCGAACAGGGTAAAGTCTCTGACACCGTCAGGAAAATACTAAAATGGAGTAAATCTCGGAAAATGTGGAAGACCTACTGCTTAGAAAGAGAAACAGTGGTGGTAAAGTATTCCTCTACGCAAAAAAAAACTATTTGAAGCTTTCTTGTTGTCTCGTTCAAGATTTTTTTGCTTATCTGCAGATATATATATGGTTATTGGGCGATGCCGAAGTAGAGGGAGAAAACCAAAGAATGATCAAAACAGCTGCCGTCTACCAATTGCTACAAAAGATTGGAACTTCATGGTTATCTGCATTCCACGTTAAATTGTCCCAGAATCATGCTGGGACAGCACTGAAGCTGGAACGAACCAGAGATGCTGCCATCCCCGGCGGTCACTTGAACTAAAGCAGCACAAGGGAATTTTGTTATTTTGTAGGAAAGACAAGTATTTTCTTTCCAACTTCAGAGACAGTGATGAGCATAGCACGATACAAGGATATATATAGAGAACAtctcagaaaaacaaatcctGGTTTATTCACCAAACCTTTCCATGTTCTCAAGCAACAATGTGCCAGGTGTGCATTAAAAGTTATAGAATCATACAACTACCAAGAAGACAGAAGAAAGCATGGAGTCTGAACAGCAGAAATAGACCACAAAGATACATCAAAACAACACAGTGAACACTCGTATGTGGTATAGGGGTCATAAACCAATGTCTAGTCTGCTCGGGATTGACCAGCACGAGATGACAAGATGATACCGACAATGAGGCCATACAGTGCAAGCGCTTCGGCAAAGATGAGGATGAGGATCATGCCCACGAACAATTTTGGCTGCTGAGCATTCGCCCTGGGAGCAGAGAAGTTGACATTAGAACAACATCAAGATGAGTTTATGTTGGAGTACTTAACTAATCTTGTTTATCAGTCCTAGTCCTTAACATAGAAGTGGCACCGTACCGAACTTTATTTATCTCTTAATTTGAGAGCCAGTTAAAGAGATATATAGAAACAATCATTGGTAAACAAGATCATTTATTGGCCAAACCTGCTCACCACTAGACCTATATGAAAACTGATGCAGCATAGATTAATAGATTATGAACCATCCAACCACAAGCAAAATTTCTCAGTTGTCATCATAGGTATGCATGAATACACAACACTGAATGCATAGACCATAAGTTTTGGTTGAAATACAAGAGCAAAGTGTTGCATTACAAAATCGAAGTGCATCAGCATCAATCCATAGCTTTGAGAATAACTGAACAGTGACCGAATTGGTGAATTATAATGACAAGCCAAGAAGACTGAAATCGGAGTTATCCAATAAATTATGAAGTTTGCCAGCTTATATGGCAATTGGCTACTTCTGGTATGATTTCAGCAGCATAAGGTACACCCACTAATTACCACGCCAAAGAGCATTATGAAAGAGATTATTAGACTAGTAAACTATGCAATTATGCAACACAAACTAATCGACattaaaaaaaatagcaaaatGTTAGCTCG includes:
- the LOC124692370 gene encoding uncharacterized protein LOC124692370, whose protein sequence is MQYHHHRSRLPPPPPPPFGRGGGAVYPRGGHKQLYAPPPPPRRLPLPAPPPPPPPHRRHEVLMEAGRLAAEYLVSTGALPPSSLQRGGGDAWAVPPPPPPPPLPQQLQEPPAFYGRRRYDDAYCNNPATRPRRSNSSSSSSNTRDNFDYSNGGISYNGRGKRKYGEYRRGHMDWGRDREQEKGRSTSNGRRYEEDNDDDGAPGFRMDRRGNDEARSCVTEEVKEATPSMAAKAVVTQLEMEDIRSNAVTSNGNHSRKDADAQEPEVQSENEDGVMEENKVVLSSESEMVENGMDTNGDANAASTIAVMEEAETKLFVDGKVVDEEAQDNGNISCGTSLDPIALDDDMANLENGLHVDSRSLLKHCDFAKAPTKPRSVRPHRKAAIETVDPVSSGEASQMVVDEAANERSLTDTPSDNGEDQTCQENTGSSTACDEITEPTLLQESKTSVVAENMREDSKDAQLHVVQESKEETAVSPLTTSHKDSSMKENDLSPLAASCKDGLMQETNLSTFRETLEDSVIEETDLSPLIDSPNDSLIEEAGLSSLADSHNDNLIEESDLSPLAAYHEVRLIQETDLHQVMSLHEDNLNLQFKEGAQICDTEMLPEDVDLIELSGQKNTVGVELFTNAETKTIIKMEEEEEEKLDQPSSFRIHNNPGFGRSVPGSSVEPHKHLQEDFGARAGDNVSGTNNVYQDPLGNNSVQVFDIEDDTQIEVAGFDSSQAKNDMTCSSMDGMMHPGIHTDDLPVIQDGYNLALSDYLVADIPCFTSMQPDLQASICANDSEGIPVMDDPIYGSLTDIGFLDVWGQPAEDFGKFF